The following DNA comes from bacterium.
TCCCCTGCCCGACTTCGACAAGGCAATCGACGAGCAGGCACTCTACGATTACCTGACTTTGCAGTACGTTCCTGATCCGGCGACGATCTTCCGTAGCGTTCGCAAGCTGGAACCCGGCCATTGGCTGCAGGTCGATGCGAATGGCACGGCCAGCTCGCAGCGCTATTGGAAATTGGACTACGCGGACGCGCCGGAATCGCTTTCCGAAAAGGAATGGGAGGAACGCACAGAAGCAGCGATTGATGAGGCCGTTCGTGTGCGGCTCGAAAGCGAAGTGCCGCTCGGAATTCACCTGTCTGGCGGAATCGATTCGAGCGCCGTGGTGGCCTTTGCGCGCCGACACGTCACCGGGAAGCTGCGAACCTTCAGCATTGGATTCCGCGAGCAGGGGTTTGATGAAACCCCCTACGCTCGTACTGTCGCAGAGCGTTTTGAAACAGATCACGAGGAGTTTGTAGTCGAGTCCGAAGCACTTGATATCCTGCCGGATCTCGTTTGGCACTTCGATGAGCCATTCGCGGACATGGCCGCCCTGCCGACCTGGTTCTTGTCGAAGATGACAAGGCAGCACGTGACCGTGGCACTCAACGGCGATGGCGGGGACGAGAGCTTTGCCGGTTACGAACGCCATCGCGGCCGTGGCGATGTAAACTCCATGCGCAATCTGCCGGCACCGATCCGACACAAGATACTGCCTCCTCTGACCAACATGATCGGCAAGACATTCCGCGGTTCGGCACGGGCAGAGGAAGTTGCTTACCTGGGCGAACTGTTGGCCGCGCCGGATGGACGATACTACACGCAGTATCTGACGATCATGCGCCGCTATCAGAAGCGTCAGCTTCTGCAGCCGGATGTGATGGCGCGCATCGCCGAGAAGAACTCTGGCCGATTCATGGAACACTATTATAACGAGCCCGGCATCCCATCGGATGTCGAGCGGCGGATGAATTGCGATGCGCACACTTACTTGCCAGGCGCGCTGCTTCCAAAGGTCGATCACACAACGATGGCTTTTGGATTGGAGGCGAGATCGCCGTTTCTCGATCATCACCTGATGGACCATGCTGCATCGATTCCGGCATCGATCAAGTTCGGAAATGTGGAACTGAAGCGACACCTGAAACGTGTCCTGCGCGGGATCATTCCGGACGAAGTGATGGACCGCCCAAAGAAGGGTTTCTCAGTGCCGCTTGGCGTTTGGCTAAAGGGCGAAACAGAAAAGATCGTGCACGAGATGCTGCTCGCCGATGATGCGCGCAGCCGCGCATACTTTCAGCCGGAAGCGATCGAGCGCTTGCTGCGTTTTCACCTGCAGGGCAAGCAACGCAACGCACACAGGCTCTGGATACTCATTGTGTTTGAGATGTGGATGCGTCGTTTTCTGGTTAGTTGAAACGATACAGCTCCGCGCCGCCCGCTTCGTCGACTTTCTTCAGATAGCCTTTTGTAATTAGCTCATCCAATCCGACCTTCTGGTTGATTGGGTGATTCTTCTCATTTGGGATTCGAAGGTAATACTGGATCCCTCGGTTCTTGAAGAAATCCAATTTCTCCTTCGCCGTATTCATGCTGTAGGTTTTCTGAACATCCCAGTCGTCCAGGTGGACCAACTCGATCGACGGATCGAAGAGTAGATGGCGATTCTCATGTGTGAGAAGGGGCTGGCCTTTGGCGAGTCGATTAACATCCTGCCAGATGTCAACTTCGTCGCCAAAGCGCAGCTTATAGACGATCTCCGCCGGCATTCCTGGATTGCGGAAAACATCGAGGTTGCTTGCCACAAACGTCTGTCCGGAAACCATGCCCCCGCCCGGAATCTTGAATCCCATCAGGGACATTGCGAGGCCTGGAACAACTGCCGCCACGATGATTAGCACCATGCCGCTCGCCTGGATCACGCGTTCAATTCGCCGCGGAGCACTGAACCAAATTGCAAACGGACATGCTCCGATAATTGCCAAGGCGGGCAGCCAGGAAATCACCTGATACAAGTAAAAATCTCCGAGCAAGTAGTGAAAGCCCAAATAGCAGATCGCTGTCGCGATCGTTGTCGTTAGTGTGACTTCGAGAATCGGCTGAGAGAGTCCATTCATTTGTCCTTCGAGCATGCTGCGCCGGAAGAACATTTGTAAGAATCCAAGCAGCAGACCGGAAAGGCAGAAGCCCATCACCAGCGGCGACATTTTGTAGGCGTGCGGATTGATCAATAGCCGAACCTGCTGATCGAACAGGTTTCTCATTGTATTGTCTTCTGCGGTCAGTCCTTTTCGTGTGACCAAAGAGAGGTAGTACAATCTATCCAGCCAAAGGCCGACTTGCGGCGCGCCTGTGTCGATGTAGCGGAAAGTTTCATAGCCCTGCCAGAAGAACCAGCTCGCCTGCAGCTTGTTCTTCAATGTCGATTCGCGTTGGAAATCCTCATCGTAAATACTGCGAGGGGTGCGGTCATTGTTGACATCTGCAAAGATCTCCGCGGCCTGGCCTATCCCGTCGCCGTTGCGGAACCACTCGAGTTCCGCGCTCTTCAGAACCTCCGGGTTGATATGAACGCTGGATTTGAAGATTTGCGGAAAGAACGCATACACAGGATTGCCGGTGAGCGTCCAATTGCGCACGTACCACGTGCTGCCTGCCATCATGCAGACCAGAAGAATAATCCAAAATGCCTTCGAAAGAAAGATCGGCCGGAAGCCTCGGTCATCCCCGGCGGATTGTTCGAAGTCGGCCAGTTCGAGGGATTGCTCGCCGGATTGGAGTCCGTCTTCTTCCAAGTGCGGGCTGCGAACTTCGTACATGTCGCTCGCGTCGATGCGGACTTCTTCCACGAGCGACCATGCTTCTTCGCGCTTGCGTGATCGGATAGAGAGCAGCAGGGCAATCGCCCAGGGGAACCATAGAATCCCCATCAGGTAATTCAAGTGCATCGCCGCCGCCGGCAGAAATGACAAAACGGCAAATGCTCCCGGCAATCGTGTCTTGGCAAAATACGCCGTTGCATACAGGAAAGCAGCAACGAACAGAATCGTCAGAATATAGTCCGACGCGTACATGGAGTAAGCGATGCCGAGTGGCGTGAGTCGAAACAGCAGCGCCCCCGCCATCGCAACGGACCGCCGCCCCCAGATCAACAACAGCACGTCGTAGACGAACATCATCGAAACGGTTGCCGCAACCGGCGCCAGCAATCGTTGGTACAGATCCGACCAACCCCCGAACATGGTACTCGCTACGGCACCGTACGTGGAATACAAGTGCGGATAATTCGCGCCGAGGCCGATCCCAACCTGCGCCGTTGCCTTGAATGGGAACGCGTGCTGCAGGAATGTCATCCTGCCATAGCCAAGATACAGAATCAGCGAATCCCAATATGTCTCGGGATAGAACAGTGCGTACCAGAAGATCGGGAGGGAAATCGCGACAAGCAGCACGAGCCCTGTCCACCAGAAGACGTGATCGAGCGAGTTCGACCTGTGAAGCTCCTGGTTCATTGGCGCGATGCGATTCCAACGCGAACGGTCGGCGCGTGTGGGATCGTCCAACGCCTGGACCCAGTTGTCGCTCTTCGGTTCGGGTTTCTTCCACCAGCGCCACACCGCGCGGCGTCGGCGGTCGAGCAGAAGCGCCGCGCCGATCATGACAACCCACGCCGTCCAAACGACCGGAAGGTACAGCGCATGCGCTATGGTGATCAGTTCAAAGACCACTCCGGAGACACCGAGCCCGATCGTCAGGCCCATTGCGAGTTCCATCCGCGGTCGCAGCCATACATCCAGAGCGCGCAGGATCAGAACGCCAAGGAGTGTCGTCAGAGCGATCACGAACACGGCAGCCAGAAACGTCAGCGGCGGCGTGTAGCGGAGGGAGAAACTCCAGTCGGTATGCAGCAAGCCGGAGAACACACCCATCGGGCGATTCTCATCGCCTTGAAAGAGTCCGGTATTCGTGCGCAGGAAGTAAGCGACTTCCAGGAACGCCCAACCAAGTGCTAGAAGGCCGAGCAAACGCAGTGCGCCCGCCCAGAATTGCGGACCGGTCAGCGACTGGCGCTCCGACCGGGGGGCGGGCGTCTCGTTCTGCGTTTCTGTTTCTTTGCTCGAACTCATGGGCTACAGATTCAGGCTCTGCATAAATCTATCCATCATCTGGGGATCGTTGATGGCCACGATAATATTCAAGGCACCCCACACGAGCGACATAATAATCAATGCAAAGCCGAGGTAGAACATCACATCGGCGAAGGTGTCGGATTCGCCACGGGCACGTGCCTGTTTCCGCGGCTCGCTGGCCAGCACGGTCGACATGATTCCGGAAACAAGCGTGATTGGCCAGCAGCAGCACATCACAATGAAACCGATGATGGCTCCCACCAGGGCGATGGTCAGCTTGGTCTGGTCCTCGGGTCGACGGCCGGAGGGCTGCTGGGGAGCAGGTCCATACCCGTATCCCTGCTGTCCATACCCTTGCTGGCCATATCCCTGCTGCTGTCCGTAGGCGCCCTGGCCGCAGTTCTGATCGGGCTGCGTGTATGGGGGCCCCGCCAGCGGTCCCTGTTGGTATCCCGGGTATTGCTGCTGCCCCTGGTCCTGTGGCGGAGGGGGGCCATAGTCGGGAGGCGGGCCGTAGCCCTGACCCTGGCCGAAGTCCTGCGGCGCCGGAGGCGGCTGGGCCGGGCCGATCGGCGGCGGACCCATCAACGGACCTGGCTCAGGTTGGGGTGACGGCGGCGCCTGATCCGGCAGGGGAGGAGGCATGGCCGATTGAGGTTCTTCGCCCGGCTGCTGATCGACGCCGTACACCGGCTGCCCGTTCCCGGGGCGCTCCCAGGTCAGGCCTTCATCTTCGTGGCTGTTCTCCTGGCCATTGTTCTCAGGATCTTGATCGGGAGGGAACTTGTCGTCGGTCATGGGCCTGTCCTGGCGGTGAATTTGCAGCCATTAACCCGGCCAAGGCGCCGGAGTGAAAGGGAAATCGGTCCCCGCCGCTCGCGGTCGCCTAATCTCCGCCCCGGCGCAAAGCCTGCTTGCCCCATCGCGGGGCTC
Coding sequences within:
- the asnB gene encoding asparagine synthase (glutamine-hydrolyzing) → MCGIVGYWRLDGAPADSELIRRMTDQIAHRGPDGDGHFVDGPLALGHRRLAIIDIAGSPQPMTTVDERYVITFNGEIYNYHELREELIARGRKFATRGDTEIILAAYAEWGSDFVRRLRGMFAFAIWDKAERRLFMARDRVGKKPLFYIFSPTLVAFASEMKALLPLPDFDKAIDEQALYDYLTLQYVPDPATIFRSVRKLEPGHWLQVDANGTASSQRYWKLDYADAPESLSEKEWEERTEAAIDEAVRVRLESEVPLGIHLSGGIDSSAVVAFARRHVTGKLRTFSIGFREQGFDETPYARTVAERFETDHEEFVVESEALDILPDLVWHFDEPFADMAALPTWFLSKMTRQHVTVALNGDGGDESFAGYERHRGRGDVNSMRNLPAPIRHKILPPLTNMIGKTFRGSARAEEVAYLGELLAAPDGRYYTQYLTIMRRYQKRQLLQPDVMARIAEKNSGRFMEHYYNEPGIPSDVERRMNCDAHTYLPGALLPKVDHTTMAFGLEARSPFLDHHLMDHAASIPASIKFGNVELKRHLKRVLRGIIPDEVMDRPKKGFSVPLGVWLKGETEKIVHEMLLADDARSRAYFQPEAIERLLRFHLQGKQRNAHRLWILIVFEMWMRRFLVS
- a CDS encoding glycosyltransferase family 39 protein, which encodes MSSSKETETQNETPAPRSERQSLTGPQFWAGALRLLGLLALGWAFLEVAYFLRTNTGLFQGDENRPMGVFSGLLHTDWSFSLRYTPPLTFLAAVFVIALTTLLGVLILRALDVWLRPRMELAMGLTIGLGVSGVVFELITIAHALYLPVVWTAWVVMIGAALLLDRRRRAVWRWWKKPEPKSDNWVQALDDPTRADRSRWNRIAPMNQELHRSNSLDHVFWWTGLVLLVAISLPIFWYALFYPETYWDSLILYLGYGRMTFLQHAFPFKATAQVGIGLGANYPHLYSTYGAVASTMFGGWSDLYQRLLAPVAATVSMMFVYDVLLLIWGRRSVAMAGALLFRLTPLGIAYSMYASDYILTILFVAAFLYATAYFAKTRLPGAFAVLSFLPAAAMHLNYLMGILWFPWAIALLLSIRSRKREEAWSLVEEVRIDASDMYEVRSPHLEEDGLQSGEQSLELADFEQSAGDDRGFRPIFLSKAFWIILLVCMMAGSTWYVRNWTLTGNPVYAFFPQIFKSSVHINPEVLKSAELEWFRNGDGIGQAAEIFADVNNDRTPRSIYDEDFQRESTLKNKLQASWFFWQGYETFRYIDTGAPQVGLWLDRLYYLSLVTRKGLTAEDNTMRNLFDQQVRLLINPHAYKMSPLVMGFCLSGLLLGFLQMFFRRSMLEGQMNGLSQPILEVTLTTTIATAICYLGFHYLLGDFYLYQVISWLPALAIIGACPFAIWFSAPRRIERVIQASGMVLIIVAAVVPGLAMSLMGFKIPGGGMVSGQTFVASNLDVFRNPGMPAEIVYKLRFGDEVDIWQDVNRLAKGQPLLTHENRHLLFDPSIELVHLDDWDVQKTYSMNTAKEKLDFFKNRGIQYYLRIPNEKNHPINQKVGLDELITKGYLKKVDEAGGAELYRFN